One window from the genome of Thalassospira xiamenensis M-5 = DSM 17429 encodes:
- a CDS encoding helix-turn-helix domain-containing protein, with product MEADTGNSADQTEVGRLLRHTRNSLGQSVEDVCQLLRIRKIYIEAIENSDYSVLPGGPYGLGFVKAYAEHLGLDGAEIVRRFRVESNAPAARSELSFPKPVQESRVPGGAVLLIAALLGIGAYGGWYYLSSQGKTIADLVDPLPERLASYTSGGEQAVPERNLENAADARAAEVEPSASAEQPAETAEAPADDSNAPASVVTEQEPVEETAEAPQVADTVPVETPAAQNEVAEAPAPTAQAPEQSTAQSPSSAPVAPAAETASVPAAPAVDEVGGGRVFGAVNLDSRVTIEAVETSWVRIREGDGNILLTRMLSAGDTYRVPNKNGLMLEVGNAGALTYSIDGKEALPVGEYGAVISDFSLDVEALEGAGVAPAQ from the coding sequence ATGGAAGCAGATACCGGTAATTCCGCTGACCAGACCGAGGTAGGACGCCTTTTGCGCCATACCAGGAACAGCCTTGGTCAGAGCGTGGAAGACGTTTGTCAGTTATTGCGTATCCGCAAGATTTATATCGAGGCGATCGAGAACAGCGATTATTCGGTGTTGCCCGGTGGCCCGTATGGTTTGGGCTTTGTTAAAGCCTATGCCGAACATCTCGGACTTGACGGGGCAGAAATCGTGCGGCGTTTCCGCGTGGAAAGCAATGCGCCCGCAGCCCGAAGCGAGCTTAGTTTCCCAAAACCTGTTCAGGAAAGCCGCGTTCCCGGTGGAGCGGTTCTTCTGATTGCGGCATTGCTTGGTATCGGTGCCTATGGTGGCTGGTATTACTTGTCGAGCCAGGGAAAAACGATTGCTGATCTCGTTGATCCGCTGCCTGAACGTCTTGCAAGTTATACGTCGGGTGGTGAGCAGGCCGTTCCGGAACGCAATCTTGAAAATGCGGCGGATGCCCGTGCGGCAGAAGTCGAGCCATCCGCATCCGCAGAGCAACCTGCCGAAACGGCGGAAGCGCCAGCGGATGATTCAAATGCACCTGCATCTGTCGTGACAGAACAGGAACCGGTGGAGGAAACCGCAGAAGCCCCGCAAGTGGCTGATACGGTACCGGTAGAAACACCTGCGGCACAGAACGAAGTTGCCGAAGCACCTGCCCCGACAGCGCAAGCACCGGAACAATCAACCGCACAGTCGCCGTCATCGGCACCAGTTGCACCAGCGGCGGAAACGGCTTCTGTTCCGGCAGCACCGGCTGTTGACGAAGTTGGTGGCGGGCGTGTGTTTGGTGCGGTCAATCTTGACAGCCGTGTTACCATTGAGGCGGTCGAAACCAGTTGGGTTCGCATTCGCGAAGGTGATGGCAACATCCTGCTGACCCGGATGCTGAGTGCGGGGGATACCTATCGCGTGCCCAATAAAAACGGGCTGATGCTTGAAGTCGGTAATGCCGGGGCACTTACCTACAGCATTGATGGCAAGGAAGCCTTGCCGGTCGGTGAATATGGTGCGGTGATTTCGGACTTCTCTCTTGATGTTGAGGCCCTTGAAGGGGCCGGTGTGGCACCTGCACAGTAG
- the ptsP gene encoding phosphoenolpyruvate--protein phosphotransferase — MSMPSAAVTGPRRLLKRVRDVMAGPGTAEERLGQIVTIIAADMVAEVCSVYVMRAGEVLELFATCGLAPAAVHMTRLRVGEGIVGYVAAHARPLNLKDAQGHPNFAYRPETGEEIYHSMIGVPILRGGRIIGVLAVQNRTERLYSEDEQEALENVAMVLAEMVAGGELVSRDELIPTDGIALLPLRLGGARLAPGIGKGVAVLHEPRIVIDRMVSDDPDEELTRLRDAMRGLQDHLDKMLEAVAGMDSSGGDDDPGDILEAYKMIAQDTGWLNRITEAVHTGLTAEAAVQKVHDDTRARMAQVSDPYLRERLHDLEDLANRLLQHLSGQYQSPAFGELPDDIILVARNIGPAELLDYDHTRLRGLALEEGSHTSHVAIVARALDIPVLGGVKGVLDKVETGDPLIVDADNAQLFVRPSEDVRSVIDGALRARAERKALYAQMRDMPSRTCDEIDISLNVNAGLLIDVPHVIESGADGIGLYRTEIPFMVRSAMPDIGDQTRLYTRIFEQAEGRPVVFRTLDVGGDKLLPYWEDMTEENPAMGWRSIRITLDRPAVLVHQLRALIRAAHERDLYVMFPMIAEVAEFDQARALLDQQLKREAERGYVPNRVEVGAMLEVPALIWQAPALLERVDFLSVGTNDLLQFMFAADRGNPRLEGRYDTLSPSVFAFMRQLVTLCDERNVRLTICGEMAGRPLEAMALIGLGIRRLSMAPASIGPVKEMVRSLNVRSVEGYVLSVMGSSTKSLRSRLKAFAIDHGVKL, encoded by the coding sequence ATGAGCATGCCGTCCGCCGCAGTCACTGGTCCGCGACGCCTGTTAAAGCGCGTTCGCGACGTCATGGCTGGTCCGGGGACGGCAGAAGAGCGCCTTGGGCAGATCGTGACCATCATCGCCGCCGATATGGTGGCGGAGGTATGTTCGGTCTATGTGATGCGCGCGGGCGAGGTGCTGGAACTTTTCGCGACCTGCGGTCTGGCACCGGCGGCAGTTCATATGACCCGCCTTCGGGTGGGCGAGGGGATTGTCGGTTATGTGGCGGCCCATGCGCGGCCCCTTAACCTTAAAGATGCGCAAGGCCATCCGAACTTTGCTTACCGTCCGGAAACCGGCGAGGAAATCTATCATTCCATGATCGGTGTGCCGATCCTGCGTGGGGGCCGTATCATTGGCGTCCTTGCCGTGCAGAACCGGACCGAACGTCTTTATTCAGAGGACGAGCAGGAAGCGCTTGAAAACGTTGCCATGGTGCTGGCCGAAATGGTCGCCGGTGGCGAACTGGTCAGCCGCGATGAACTGATTCCGACCGACGGGATTGCGCTTTTGCCCTTGCGGCTTGGTGGGGCGCGTCTGGCACCGGGGATTGGCAAGGGCGTTGCGGTTCTTCATGAGCCGCGTATTGTCATCGACCGGATGGTATCCGATGATCCGGACGAGGAACTGACCCGGCTTCGCGACGCCATGCGCGGGCTTCAGGACCATCTCGACAAAATGCTTGAAGCTGTTGCGGGAATGGATAGCAGTGGCGGCGATGATGATCCGGGCGATATCCTTGAAGCCTATAAAATGATTGCGCAGGATACCGGGTGGCTTAACCGCATTACCGAGGCGGTCCATACCGGCCTTACGGCGGAAGCCGCGGTTCAGAAGGTTCATGATGATACCCGTGCGCGCATGGCCCAGGTCAGTGATCCGTATCTGCGCGAACGTTTGCATGATCTTGAAGATCTGGCGAACCGTCTGCTGCAGCATCTTTCGGGGCAGTATCAGTCCCCGGCCTTTGGCGAGTTGCCCGACGATATCATTCTGGTGGCGAGAAATATCGGTCCGGCGGAACTTCTGGATTATGATCATACCCGCCTGCGCGGCCTTGCTCTTGAAGAAGGGTCGCATACGTCACATGTGGCAATTGTTGCGCGTGCGCTGGATATTCCGGTGCTGGGCGGGGTTAAAGGGGTTCTCGACAAGGTCGAAACCGGTGATCCGCTGATTGTCGATGCCGACAATGCACAATTGTTCGTCCGGCCGAGTGAAGATGTCCGTTCGGTTATTGACGGTGCGCTTCGTGCGCGGGCCGAGCGCAAGGCGCTTTATGCGCAGATGCGCGATATGCCGTCCCGGACATGTGACGAGATTGATATTTCGCTGAACGTCAATGCGGGGCTTTTGATCGATGTACCCCATGTGATTGAAAGCGGCGCGGACGGGATCGGGCTTTATCGGACGGAAATTCCATTTATGGTCAGATCGGCCATGCCAGATATTGGCGATCAGACCCGGCTTTACACCCGGATCTTTGAACAGGCGGAAGGTCGTCCGGTCGTGTTTCGGACGCTTGATGTCGGGGGTGACAAATTGTTGCCCTATTGGGAGGATATGACAGAAGAGAACCCGGCGATGGGCTGGCGCTCGATCCGCATTACGCTGGATCGGCCTGCAGTGCTTGTTCATCAGTTGCGCGCGTTGATCCGGGCCGCCCATGAGCGGGACCTGTATGTCATGTTCCCGATGATTGCCGAAGTCGCAGAGTTCGACCAGGCAAGGGCGCTTCTGGATCAGCAGTTGAAACGCGAAGCAGAACGCGGCTATGTACCGAACCGGGTCGAGGTTGGCGCGATGCTGGAGGTTCCGGCGCTGATATGGCAGGCACCGGCGCTTCTGGAGCGTGTCGACTTTTTGTCGGTTGGAACCAACGACCTGCTGCAGTTCATGTTCGCTGCTGATCGTGGAAACCCGCGGTTGGAAGGGCGATATGATACACTTTCGCCAAGTGTGTTTGCATTTATGCGGCAGCTTGTCACATTGTGTGACGAACGGAATGTGCGTCTGACCATCTGCGGCGAGATGGCCGGGCGACCACTTGAAGCGATGGCCCTGATCGGATTGGGCATTCGCCGCTTGTCCATGGCACCGGCTTCTATCGGTCCTGTAAAGGAAATGGTCCGGAGTCTGAATGTGAGAAGCGTTGAAGGATATGTCCTGTCGGTGATGGGAAGTTCGACCAAGTCATTGCGATCGCGTCTTAAGGCTTTCGCAATAGATCACGGTGTAAAACTTTAA
- a CDS encoding NAD(P)H-dependent flavin oxidoreductase yields MRDPKFDVARARLEKLWAAGKEFLGTDYAIMAGAMSWVSERHLVAAVSNGGGFGVIACGSMTPELLSAEIAGTKALTKKPFGVNLITMHPMLDDLIEVCREHEVGHVVLAGGLPSSAAIKKAKEFAKVICFAPALVLAKKLVRSGADALVIEGSEAGGHIGPVSLTVLAQEILPEMRDVPVFCAGGIARGEAITGLLEQGAAGVQIGTRLVCATECIAHPDFKKAFIRASARDAVTTVQLDERFPVIPVRALANKGTDEFLETQRKVIAKFRAGEVDQGEAQLEIEHFWAGALRRAVIDGDVDGGSVMAGQSVGMVKKEQPVSEILEELVEQAVQSLVRRDS; encoded by the coding sequence ATGAGAGATCCGAAATTCGATGTCGCACGCGCCCGCCTTGAAAAATTGTGGGCGGCGGGCAAGGAATTTCTGGGAACGGATTACGCCATCATGGCGGGTGCAATGTCCTGGGTTTCCGAACGTCACCTTGTGGCGGCGGTTTCAAATGGCGGTGGCTTTGGTGTGATTGCGTGCGGGTCGATGACCCCGGAATTGCTGTCGGCAGAAATCGCCGGGACCAAGGCCCTGACCAAAAAGCCGTTTGGCGTCAATCTGATTACCATGCACCCGATGCTTGATGACCTGATCGAGGTTTGCCGTGAGCATGAAGTCGGTCATGTCGTTCTGGCCGGTGGTCTGCCGTCATCGGCAGCGATCAAGAAAGCCAAGGAATTTGCCAAGGTCATCTGTTTTGCACCGGCACTGGTTTTGGCCAAAAAACTGGTGCGCTCGGGTGCGGATGCGCTGGTGATCGAAGGCAGCGAAGCTGGTGGTCATATCGGCCCGGTTTCCCTGACGGTTCTGGCGCAGGAAATCCTGCCGGAAATGCGCGATGTTCCGGTATTCTGTGCCGGTGGTATCGCGCGCGGCGAAGCCATTACCGGATTGCTTGAACAGGGGGCGGCCGGTGTTCAGATCGGTACGCGACTGGTATGCGCAACCGAATGTATTGCGCATCCCGATTTCAAAAAGGCCTTCATTCGTGCCAGCGCACGCGATGCGGTCACCACGGTTCAGCTTGATGAACGTTTCCCGGTTATTCCGGTACGCGCCCTTGCCAATAAGGGAACCGATGAATTCCTTGAAACCCAGCGCAAGGTAATTGCCAAATTCCGCGCCGGTGAGGTTGATCAGGGTGAAGCCCAGCTTGAGATCGAACATTTCTGGGCCGGTGCGCTTCGCCGGGCTGTTATCGATGGTGATGTCGATGGCGGATCGGTTATGGCAGGGCAGTCGGTTGGTATGGTAAAGAAAGAACAACCGGTATCCGAAATTCTGGAAGAACTGGTCGAACAGGCCGTTCAGTCCCTCGTTAGAAGAGACAGTTAA
- a CDS encoding aspartate kinase — protein MARIVMKFGGTSVADVEKIKNVARRVKSEVDAGNQVAVVVSAMSGKTNELVGWADEISPMYDAREYDVIVSSGEQVTVGLIAMALQSIDVPARSWLGWQIPIKTDGAHAKARIKEIDTTELDKRMNSGEVVCVAGFQGIAPDNRITTLGRGGSDTSAVALAAALKADRCDIYTDVDGVYTTDPRIVPKARKIEKITYEEMLELASLGAKVLQTRSVEMAMNHRVRVQVRSSFSDAEGTLVVDEDEIVEQEVVSGIAYSRDEAKITLVKVADKPGIAASIFGPLAEANINVDMIVQNVSEDGKSTDMTFTVPRGEFKRALSVIEGNSAKIGYKELLSTSDVTKVSIIGVGMRSHVGVARKMFETLAEKGINIQVISTSEIKVSVLIAEEYTELAVRALHTAYGLDAE, from the coding sequence ATGGCCCGTATTGTCATGAAATTCGGCGGCACATCGGTCGCCGATGTCGAAAAGATCAAGAACGTCGCCCGTCGGGTCAAATCCGAGGTCGATGCCGGGAACCAGGTAGCGGTTGTTGTTTCGGCAATGTCGGGCAAGACCAACGAACTGGTTGGCTGGGCTGATGAAATTTCACCGATGTATGACGCGCGTGAATATGACGTGATCGTATCATCGGGCGAGCAGGTGACAGTTGGCCTGATCGCCATGGCGCTGCAAAGCATTGACGTACCAGCACGTTCATGGCTTGGCTGGCAGATTCCGATAAAGACCGATGGCGCGCATGCCAAGGCACGTATCAAGGAAATCGATACAACCGAACTCGACAAGCGCATGAATAGCGGCGAGGTTGTCTGTGTTGCCGGTTTCCAGGGGATCGCACCTGACAACCGCATTACCACGCTGGGCCGTGGCGGTTCGGATACTTCTGCGGTGGCGCTTGCCGCGGCTCTGAAGGCTGATCGTTGCGATATCTATACCGATGTTGACGGGGTTTACACGACCGATCCGCGCATCGTGCCCAAGGCGCGCAAGATCGAAAAGATTACCTACGAAGAAATGCTGGAACTGGCATCGCTTGGTGCGAAGGTCCTTCAGACCCGTTCTGTCGAGATGGCCATGAACCATCGCGTCCGGGTACAGGTCCGCTCCTCCTTTAGTGATGCGGAAGGAACACTTGTTGTAGACGAGGACGAAATCGTGGAACAGGAAGTCGTCAGCGGGATTGCCTATAGCCGTGACGAAGCCAAGATCACCTTGGTGAAAGTCGCCGACAAACCGGGAATCGCTGCTTCTATCTTCGGCCCGCTGGCCGAGGCCAATATCAATGTCGACATGATCGTGCAGAACGTTTCAGAAGACGGTAAAAGCACCGACATGACCTTTACCGTGCCGCGCGGCGAATTTAAACGTGCGCTGTCGGTGATTGAGGGCAATTCGGCCAAGATCGGCTATAAGGAATTGCTGAGCACATCAGATGTGACCAAGGTGTCGATCATTGGTGTGGGCATGCGTTCGCACGTTGGCGTTGCGCGCAAGATGTTCGAAACGCTTGCGGAAAAAGGCATCAATATCCAGGTCATTTCGACCTCGGAAATCAAGGTAAGCGTTCTGATTGCCGAAGAATATACCGAACTGGCAGTTCGCGCGCTTCATACCGCTTATGGCCTTGATGCCGAGTAA
- the ubiG gene encoding bifunctional 2-polyprenyl-6-hydroxyphenol methylase/3-demethylubiquinol 3-O-methyltransferase UbiG has translation MSHASANNSRTANAEEIARFSAMAEKWWDPNGAMKPLHKFNPIRLQLLRDNIAAHLGRDANQLDVLKDVEIIDIGCGAGLLSEPLARMGAKMTSIDAAENNIEVAKVHAVQSGLAIDYRNCTPEMLVDEGKQFDIVLNMEVIEHVDDPQFFMQACAALLKPGGLMFVATLNRTIKSLALAKFGAEYILRWLPAGTHDWRKFVKPSEMSGLLRGAGLDLVDITGVTYNPITDKWSIAPRDLDINYMVIAQKPAKA, from the coding sequence ATGTCGCACGCATCCGCCAATAACAGCCGCACCGCCAATGCCGAGGAAATCGCACGCTTTTCCGCAATGGCCGAAAAATGGTGGGACCCGAACGGCGCGATGAAGCCCCTGCACAAGTTCAATCCGATCCGCTTGCAGCTTCTGCGCGACAATATCGCTGCCCATCTCGGACGCGATGCCAACCAGCTTGACGTCCTGAAAGATGTCGAAATCATCGATATCGGTTGCGGTGCCGGTCTTCTGTCCGAACCGCTGGCACGCATGGGCGCAAAAATGACGTCAATCGACGCAGCCGAAAACAATATCGAAGTCGCAAAAGTCCACGCTGTGCAATCGGGCCTTGCCATTGATTATCGCAATTGCACCCCGGAAATGCTGGTCGACGAGGGCAAGCAGTTCGATATCGTTCTGAATATGGAAGTCATCGAACATGTCGATGACCCGCAATTCTTCATGCAGGCCTGTGCGGCGTTACTCAAACCCGGCGGGTTGATGTTTGTTGCCACCCTGAACCGGACGATCAAATCGCTGGCACTGGCAAAATTCGGCGCTGAATACATCCTGCGCTGGTTGCCTGCTGGCACCCATGACTGGCGCAAATTCGTCAAACCATCAGAAATGTCGGGCTTGCTGCGAGGTGCCGGTCTTGATCTCGTGGATATCACCGGTGTGACCTACAACCCGATCACGGATAAATGGTCGATTGCCCCTCGCGATCTTGACATCAATTATATGGTGATCGCGCAAAAACCCGCCAAAGCCTGA
- a CDS encoding DUF1178 family protein: MILFQLKCEHDHEFEGWFKDGATYDTQAASGELSCPFCGTANVGKALMAPRLRTSRQKEEAAEKTRQVAFAEATRAAIAEIRKQVEQNCEHVGNKFAEEARKIHYGETEKRGIYGEASLKETAELIDEGIDVQALPWLDESKKN, translated from the coding sequence ATGATCCTCTTTCAGCTTAAATGCGAACATGATCACGAATTTGAAGGCTGGTTCAAAGACGGTGCCACTTATGACACCCAGGCTGCCAGCGGTGAATTGTCATGCCCGTTTTGTGGAACGGCCAATGTCGGAAAGGCGTTGATGGCACCGCGTCTTCGGACGTCGCGCCAAAAAGAGGAAGCCGCCGAAAAGACCCGCCAGGTCGCCTTTGCCGAGGCAACCCGTGCGGCAATCGCCGAAATCCGCAAGCAGGTCGAACAGAATTGCGAGCATGTCGGTAACAAATTTGCCGAGGAAGCCCGCAAAATCCATTACGGCGAAACCGAAAAGCGCGGCATTTATGGCGAGGCATCACTTAAAGAAACCGCCGAACTGATCGATGAAGGCATTGATGTTCAGGCGTTGCCATGGCTTGATGAGAGCAAGAAGAATTAG
- a CDS encoding class I SAM-dependent methyltransferase, with the protein MSSLMPSDWVTRHSPPCPATGGTALDLACGKGRHSFWLADQGWQVTALDRDLSDTGTGENTGIEWIEANLESGPWPLGDRQFDLVVVVNYLHRPLFENLRDAIKSGGTLLYETFMIGNEAFGRPRSPEFLLHPGELQNAFSGWKINAFEQGPQYKPATAVPFAVKQFLSACKP; encoded by the coding sequence ATGTCATCATTAATGCCATCGGACTGGGTTACCCGTCATTCCCCACCCTGCCCCGCGACCGGTGGAACGGCCCTTGATCTTGCCTGTGGCAAGGGTCGTCACAGTTTCTGGCTGGCGGATCAGGGATGGCAGGTCACAGCCCTTGATCGCGATCTGTCGGATACGGGAACCGGTGAAAACACAGGAATTGAGTGGATCGAAGCAAATCTTGAATCTGGTCCCTGGCCGCTTGGGGACCGGCAGTTTGATCTGGTGGTGGTCGTCAATTACCTGCACCGACCGCTATTTGAAAATCTTCGCGATGCGATCAAATCCGGTGGCACTTTGCTTTATGAAACCTTCATGATCGGTAACGAAGCATTCGGCCGCCCGCGATCACCAGAATTCCTTCTGCACCCTGGCGAACTGCAAAACGCCTTTTCCGGCTGGAAAATCAACGCATTCGAGCAGGGCCCTCAATACAAACCAGCCACAGCCGTTCCCTTCGCTGTGAAACAATTCCTGTCGGCCTGCAAACCATAG
- a CDS encoding PhoX family protein, protein MTEHFEIVEDRDDIPSNPTNNPRVADLINARLSRRGFFKGLMATSAVAGAGIATSGMARAQDASTLTFKSIPQKITETHAVADGYDADVLIRWGDKVAADAPAFVPGAVDATAQNKQFGYNCDYVGYMPLPVGSDNSEHGLLCVSHEYTNAEMMWPGLKDAMGASQEQALHEIAAHGHSIVEIKKTNGKWQVIDGSNYARRISALDTEMAISGPAAGHDRLKTSSDPTGTRVIGTLNNCAGGKTPWGTILIAEENFNGYFGGDIAKTSEERNYKRLGIEPDSWYSWVKYFDRFNVEKEPNEPNKFGWMVEIDPYDPTSMPKKRTALGRFKHEGATVIVNKDNSVVAYSGDDQRFDYLYKFVAANKYNPNDRAANMDLLDEGTLYVARFNDDGTLDWMPIIFGEGPLTAENDFNSQADVLIETRRAADLLGATQMDRPEDVEPNPVNGKVYVMLTNNSKRKEPNAANPRAANPHGHVLELTPPGGMGKDADHTANRFTWDIMIAAGNPANPDDKAVYHPAAEAWVSCPDNMAIDHRGRLWISSDGAQGSDIPDGMWATDVDGPGRALTKFFFACPVGAEMCGPEFTPDGTTLFVAVQHPADGSTYDAPSTRWPDFKDGVPARPSVVAITKQGGGEIAS, encoded by the coding sequence ATGACAGAACACTTTGAAATCGTCGAGGATCGCGATGACATTCCGTCGAACCCGACAAACAATCCGCGTGTAGCCGACCTGATCAATGCCCGCCTTTCCCGCCGTGGCTTTTTCAAGGGGCTGATGGCAACCTCGGCCGTCGCTGGCGCCGGTATCGCGACCTCCGGCATGGCCCGTGCGCAGGACGCATCGACCCTGACCTTCAAATCGATCCCGCAGAAAATCACCGAAACTCATGCGGTAGCTGACGGTTACGATGCCGACGTCCTGATTCGCTGGGGCGACAAGGTTGCTGCCGATGCACCGGCCTTCGTTCCGGGTGCTGTTGACGCAACCGCCCAGAATAAACAGTTCGGCTATAACTGTGACTATGTTGGCTATATGCCGCTGCCGGTCGGCTCGGACAATTCCGAACACGGCCTTCTGTGCGTCAGCCATGAATACACCAATGCGGAAATGATGTGGCCGGGACTCAAGGATGCCATGGGCGCATCACAAGAACAGGCCCTTCACGAAATTGCCGCCCACGGCCATTCCATCGTCGAAATCAAAAAGACCAATGGCAAATGGCAGGTCATCGACGGGTCAAATTATGCACGCCGCATTTCGGCCCTTGATACCGAAATGGCCATCTCCGGCCCGGCCGCCGGCCATGACCGCCTGAAAACCAGTTCTGACCCGACCGGCACGCGCGTCATCGGCACGCTGAACAACTGTGCAGGCGGCAAAACCCCGTGGGGCACCATCCTGATCGCCGAAGAAAACTTCAACGGCTATTTCGGGGGCGACATCGCCAAAACCAGCGAAGAACGCAACTACAAGCGCCTCGGCATCGAGCCGGACAGCTGGTATTCATGGGTCAAATATTTCGACCGTTTCAATGTCGAAAAAGAACCGAACGAACCGAACAAGTTCGGCTGGATGGTCGAAATCGATCCCTACGATCCGACATCAATGCCCAAAAAACGCACCGCCCTTGGCCGCTTCAAACACGAAGGCGCAACTGTTATCGTCAACAAGGATAACTCGGTTGTTGCCTATTCCGGCGACGATCAGCGTTTCGACTATCTCTATAAATTTGTTGCGGCGAACAAATACAATCCAAATGATCGCGCCGCAAACATGGACCTGCTTGACGAAGGCACGCTGTATGTTGCCCGGTTCAACGATGACGGTACCCTCGACTGGATGCCGATTATCTTTGGCGAAGGCCCGCTGACCGCCGAAAACGATTTCAACAGCCAGGCCGATGTCCTGATCGAAACCCGCCGTGCGGCTGACCTTCTGGGTGCTACCCAGATGGACCGCCCCGAAGATGTCGAACCGAACCCGGTCAACGGCAAAGTCTACGTTATGCTGACCAATAACAGCAAACGCAAGGAACCCAATGCCGCCAACCCGCGTGCAGCCAACCCGCATGGTCATGTTCTTGAACTGACTCCTCCGGGGGGTATGGGCAAGGATGCGGATCACACCGCAAATCGCTTCACTTGGGACATCATGATTGCTGCGGGCAATCCTGCCAATCCGGATGACAAAGCGGTTTACCACCCTGCTGCCGAAGCCTGGGTATCATGCCCTGACAATATGGCAATCGACCATCGTGGTCGTTTGTGGATTTCGTCTGACGGAGCACAGGGTTCCGACATTCCTGATGGCATGTGGGCAACCGATGTTGATGGGCCGGGTCGTGCATTGACCAAATTCTTCTTTGCCTGCCCGGTTGGCGCTGAAATGTGCGGCCCGGAATTCACCCCGGACGGAACGACCCTGTTTGTCGCGGTTCAGCACCCAGCAGATGGTTCGACATATGACGCACCCAGCACCCGCTGGCCGGACTTCAAGGACGGCGTTCCGGCGCGTCCGTCGGTGGTTGCGATCACCAAGCAGGGCGGCGGCGAAATCGCAAGCTAA
- a CDS encoding alkaline phosphatase produces MKRLLVASALAGAMCANVAVAADMLPQANDPYFVAAQQTLQQKLQQQANTNRAKNIILFVGDGMSIPTVTAARIYEGQKRGVDGESNSLAFGQFPNVALAKTYTHDGQIADSAPTASAMMAGVKMNNGTIGVSSDVVRGDCKAQLAHPVKSLAAQAEEQGMSTGVISTARLTHATPAATYVHTSDRNWESDSDLSDAAKADGCKDIAAQLIEWSAGDGLEVAFGGGRRMFMDKTMEDPEDKGKMGQRSDGRDLTKEWVDAKGKGASYIWNKEQFDAIDVASAKHVLGLFDRSHMEYEADRAKDAAGEPSLAEMTGKAIDILSKNDKGYFLMVEAGRIDHAHHEGNAARALEDTVALNDAVKEAMGKVNLDDTLIIVTADHSHTMTISGYSSRGNPILGVSEEKGDDGKPYTTLGYMNGPGALKDEVRADLTNVDTTDIDFLQQALVPMSSETHAGDDVAIFANGPWSHLFSGVVEQNFIYHVMSYASKIEDRMASK; encoded by the coding sequence ATGAAACGCCTTCTTGTCGCTTCCGCACTGGCTGGTGCCATGTGTGCGAACGTTGCTGTTGCCGCTGACATGCTGCCGCAGGCCAATGATCCGTATTTCGTCGCCGCCCAGCAGACCCTGCAGCAGAAACTGCAACAGCAGGCCAACACCAACCGCGCCAAGAACATCATCCTGTTCGTTGGCGACGGCATGAGCATCCCGACCGTTACCGCAGCCCGCATCTATGAAGGCCAGAAGCGCGGTGTGGACGGCGAAAGCAACAGCCTCGCCTTCGGCCAGTTCCCGAACGTTGCCCTTGCCAAAACCTATACCCACGACGGGCAGATCGCAGACTCGGCTCCGACCGCATCGGCGATGATGGCTGGCGTCAAAATGAATAACGGCACCATCGGCGTCAGCTCGGACGTTGTCCGTGGCGATTGCAAGGCACAGCTTGCCCATCCGGTCAAAAGCCTTGCGGCCCAGGCCGAAGAACAGGGCATGTCGACCGGCGTGATTTCCACCGCTCGTCTGACCCATGCGACCCCGGCAGCAACCTATGTTCACACCTCCGATCGTAACTGGGAAAGCGACAGCGACCTCTCTGATGCTGCCAAAGCGGATGGCTGCAAAGACATCGCAGCCCAGTTGATTGAATGGTCGGCGGGCGACGGGCTGGAAGTTGCCTTTGGTGGCGGTCGCCGCATGTTCATGGACAAAACCATGGAAGACCCGGAAGACAAGGGCAAGATGGGCCAGCGTTCCGACGGTCGCGATCTGACCAAGGAATGGGTTGATGCCAAGGGTAAAGGCGCGTCCTACATCTGGAACAAAGAACAGTTTGATGCGATCGACGTTGCATCGGCAAAGCATGTTCTGGGTCTGTTTGACCGCTCGCACATGGAATATGAAGCCGACCGCGCCAAAGATGCGGCTGGCGAACCGAGCCTGGCCGAAATGACCGGCAAGGCAATTGATATTCTGTCGAAAAATGACAAGGGTTACTTCCTGATGGTTGAAGCTGGTCGTATCGACCATGCCCATCACGAAGGCAATGCGGCACGCGCACTCGAAGACACCGTCGCACTGAACGACGCGGTCAAGGAAGCCATGGGCAAGGTCAATCTTGACGATACCCTGATCATCGTCACGGCCGATCACTCGCACACCATGACCATTTCCGGCTATTCCAGCCGCGGCAATCCGATCCTTGGCGTTTCCGAGGAAAAGGGCGACGACGGCAAACCTTACACTACCCTTGGCTACATGAACGGCCCGGGTGCGCTTAAGGACGAAGTCCGTGCCGACCTGACCAATGTCGACACCACCGACATTGACTTCCTTCAGCAGGCACTGGTCCCGATGAGCAGCGAAACCCATGCTGGCGATGATGTTGCCATCTTTGCCAACGGCCCGTGGTCGCACCTGTTCAGCGGTGTCGTTGAACAGAACTTCATCTATCACGTCATGTCCTATGCCTCGAAAATCGAAGACCGCATGGCTTCGAAATAA